A genomic segment from Segniliparus rotundus DSM 44985 encodes:
- a CDS encoding bifunctional o-acetylhomoserine/o-acetylserine sulfhydrylase, translating to MTDTSTAPETSNWSFETKQIHAGQFPDSQTFARALPIYQTTSYVFQDTEHAAGLFDLSVEGNAYTRLSNPTNLVVEERIAALEGGVAALLLGSGQAAESIALLNLAEAGDHIVSSPRLYGGTQNLLQHTLPKLGVQVTFVEDPDKLDQWRAAVQPNTKAFFGETISNPLGDVFDIPGVADVAHEHDIALVVDNTVATPYLLNPIQHGADIVVHSATKYLGGHGTAIAGVLVDGGNFDWASGRYPQYTTPDASYHGLVWAEQGPPAFALKARTQFLRDLGPALSPFNAFLLAQGLETLSLRVERHVANARKVAEFLAGHPQVRSVNYSGLPSSPWHERAKQLLPKGQGAVLAFEIDGGLDAGKRFVNALRLHSHVANIGDVRSLVIHPASTTHSQLTPQAQLQAGVTPGLVRLAVGLEGVDDIIADLVLGFEGAR from the coding sequence GTGACCGACACTTCCACCGCACCCGAAACCTCGAACTGGAGCTTCGAGACCAAGCAGATCCACGCGGGCCAGTTCCCCGACTCGCAGACCTTCGCGAGGGCTCTGCCGATCTACCAGACGACCTCGTACGTCTTCCAAGACACAGAGCACGCGGCGGGGCTTTTCGACCTCTCCGTCGAAGGCAACGCGTACACCCGGCTCTCGAACCCGACGAACCTCGTCGTCGAAGAGCGGATCGCCGCCCTGGAAGGCGGCGTGGCCGCCCTCCTGTTGGGCTCGGGGCAGGCAGCGGAGTCGATCGCCCTGCTCAACCTCGCCGAAGCGGGCGACCACATCGTGTCCAGCCCCCGGCTCTACGGCGGCACCCAGAACTTGCTCCAGCACACCTTGCCCAAACTGGGCGTCCAGGTCACTTTCGTGGAAGACCCGGACAAGCTGGACCAATGGCGAGCGGCTGTGCAGCCGAACACGAAGGCGTTCTTCGGCGAGACCATCTCGAACCCGCTAGGCGACGTCTTCGACATCCCCGGAGTCGCCGACGTGGCGCACGAGCACGACATCGCCCTCGTCGTGGACAACACCGTCGCCACGCCGTACCTGCTCAACCCGATCCAACACGGGGCGGACATCGTGGTGCACTCCGCGACCAAATACCTCGGCGGACACGGCACGGCCATCGCGGGCGTGCTGGTCGACGGCGGAAACTTCGACTGGGCCAGCGGGCGCTACCCTCAGTACACCACCCCGGACGCGAGCTACCACGGCCTGGTGTGGGCCGAGCAGGGCCCACCAGCCTTCGCGCTGAAAGCCCGCACCCAATTCCTGCGCGATCTGGGCCCGGCGCTGTCCCCGTTCAACGCGTTCCTCTTGGCTCAGGGGCTGGAGACGCTGAGCCTGCGCGTGGAACGGCATGTCGCCAACGCCCGAAAAGTGGCCGAGTTCCTCGCCGGACACCCGCAGGTGCGCTCGGTGAACTATTCCGGCTTGCCCTCCTCGCCGTGGCACGAGCGCGCGAAACAGCTGCTGCCGAAGGGGCAAGGCGCTGTGTTGGCCTTCGAGATCGACGGCGGACTGGACGCGGGCAAGCGCTTCGTGAACGCCTTGCGCCTGCACAGCCATGTGGCGAATATCGGCGACGTCCGCTCGTTGGTCATCCATCCGGCTTCGACAACGCACTCCCAGCTCACGCCGCAAGCGCAACTGCAGGCCGGAGTCACCCCTGGCCTTGTGCGGCTCGCAGTCGGCCTCGAGGGCGTCGACGACATCATTGCCGACCTCGTGCTCGGATTCGAAGGGGCCCGATGA
- the metX gene encoding homoserine O-acetyltransferase MetX, whose product MTGTELGDRPRLTDWARCPDGEQQRVRIGSVPLDRGGQLVGVVMAFRRWGKPTPGLDNVVLVLHALTGDDNVAGADEPDGRRSGWWDGTVGPGAVLDTRRWCVIAANVLGGCCGSTGPSSPGPDGKAWGSRFPRITVRDQVRAEAALADALGVRRFASVIGGSMGGARALEWIVGYPRRTASGLVLAVGARASADQIGTQTAQIQAIQADPDWHGGDYHSTGRAPLAGMGIARRFAHLTYRSEAELDERFGNEAQSGEEPLWRGRYAITSYLDHQARKLATRFDPGSYVALSDSLNHHDVGRGRGGIEAALGGCDVPTVVAGIDSDRLYPLHQQEEIAKHLAGSSPLRVIHSKYGHDGFLVEAEAVGEVIEETLARAERG is encoded by the coding sequence GTGACCGGCACCGAACTCGGCGACCGGCCCCGCCTCACCGACTGGGCGCGCTGCCCGGACGGCGAGCAGCAGCGCGTCCGGATCGGCTCGGTCCCGCTGGACCGGGGCGGGCAGCTCGTCGGCGTTGTGATGGCCTTCCGCCGCTGGGGCAAACCAACGCCCGGGCTGGACAACGTCGTCCTCGTGCTGCACGCGCTCACCGGCGACGACAACGTCGCCGGGGCCGACGAGCCGGACGGGCGCCGCTCTGGCTGGTGGGACGGGACAGTCGGGCCAGGAGCTGTGCTCGACACCCGGCGCTGGTGCGTCATCGCCGCCAACGTGCTCGGCGGGTGCTGCGGTTCAACCGGGCCGTCGTCTCCTGGCCCGGACGGCAAGGCGTGGGGCTCGCGTTTCCCCCGGATCACCGTCCGCGACCAGGTGCGCGCCGAAGCCGCCCTCGCCGACGCCCTCGGCGTGCGACGGTTCGCCAGCGTCATCGGCGGCTCGATGGGCGGCGCGCGGGCGCTCGAATGGATCGTCGGCTATCCCCGGCGCACCGCCAGCGGGCTCGTCCTCGCTGTCGGCGCGCGGGCCTCAGCAGACCAAATCGGCACACAGACCGCGCAAATCCAAGCGATTCAGGCCGATCCCGACTGGCACGGCGGGGACTACCACAGCACAGGCCGAGCCCCCCTCGCGGGCATGGGGATCGCGCGCCGGTTCGCGCATCTGACCTACCGATCCGAAGCAGAGCTGGACGAACGGTTCGGCAACGAGGCGCAAAGCGGCGAGGAGCCCCTGTGGCGAGGGCGGTACGCCATCACCAGCTACCTCGACCATCAAGCGCGCAAACTCGCCACGCGGTTCGACCCCGGCAGCTACGTCGCGCTGTCCGACTCGCTCAACCACCACGATGTGGGCCGGGGGCGGGGCGGGATCGAAGCGGCGCTCGGCGGCTGCGACGTGCCGACTGTGGTGGCCGGGATCGACAGCGACCGGCTCTACCCGCTGCACCAGCAAGAGGAAATCGCCAAACACCTCGCGGGCTCCTCCCCGTTGCGCGTGATCCACTCCAAATACGGCCATGACGGTTTCCTGGTCGAAGCCGAAGCGGTGGGCGAAGTGATCGAAGAGACGCTGGCCCGCGCCGAGCGCGGCTAA
- a CDS encoding DUF3017 domain-containing protein — protein sequence MTDDAHGRHAGAEGHRKALRMRQALNQAPFAAVVLLLLVAAVLVEIDRWRRGGAVIGFAVIVAAVLRAVLPTNRAGLLAVRSRVFDVAVLALVGAAILWVSWTINPLGTGRN from the coding sequence GTGACCGACGACGCGCACGGGCGCCACGCAGGGGCCGAGGGGCACCGCAAGGCGTTGCGGATGCGCCAGGCGCTCAACCAAGCGCCTTTTGCCGCGGTGGTGCTCTTGCTGCTCGTGGCGGCTGTGCTTGTGGAAATCGACCGATGGCGGCGCGGCGGAGCCGTGATCGGCTTCGCCGTGATCGTCGCCGCGGTCTTGCGGGCTGTGCTGCCGACGAACCGGGCCGGTCTGCTCGCGGTGCGCAGCCGCGTCTTCGACGTCGCGGTGCTCGCCCTGGTCGGCGCGGCAATTCTCTGGGTGTCGTGGACGATCAACCCGCTGGGCACCGGGCGGAATTAG
- a CDS encoding bifunctional methylenetetrahydrofolate dehydrogenase/methenyltetrahydrofolate cyclohydrolase produces the protein MTAIVLDVRSVRDQIMDDLSKRVAYLTQNGVIPGLGTVIVGDDPGSHAYVRGKHADCAALGISSIARELPSDATFGQVAAVIDELNADQGCTGYIVQLPLPGHLDESAALERIDPDKDADGLHPTSLGRLALGIPAPQACTPKGIVRLLAASHTPLAGADVVIVGRGVTVGRPLSVLLSRPPHNATVTVCHSKTKDLAEHLRRADIVVAGVGSPGFITKDMVRPGAVVIDVGLTRTAHGLVGDVSPDVREVAGAVSPNPGGVGLLTRAMLLANVVELAERQTGQSL, from the coding sequence ATGACTGCGATTGTGCTTGATGTCCGGTCCGTTCGCGATCAGATCATGGACGATCTGTCCAAACGTGTTGCGTACCTCACTCAAAATGGTGTGATTCCGGGCCTCGGCACGGTCATCGTCGGCGACGATCCGGGCAGTCACGCCTATGTGCGGGGCAAGCACGCTGACTGCGCGGCGCTCGGGATCAGCTCTATCGCGCGGGAGCTGCCATCGGACGCGACGTTCGGCCAAGTGGCCGCGGTGATCGACGAACTCAACGCCGATCAGGGCTGCACCGGTTACATCGTGCAACTGCCTCTGCCGGGCCACCTGGACGAGAGCGCCGCGCTGGAGCGCATCGACCCGGACAAAGACGCGGACGGTTTGCATCCTACGAGCCTCGGCCGTCTCGCGCTCGGCATCCCCGCGCCGCAGGCCTGCACGCCCAAGGGGATCGTGCGCCTGCTCGCCGCGTCGCACACCCCCTTGGCCGGGGCGGACGTGGTGATCGTTGGCAGGGGAGTGACCGTGGGACGCCCGCTGTCGGTCCTGTTGTCCCGCCCGCCCCACAACGCGACGGTCACGGTCTGCCACAGCAAAACGAAAGACCTCGCCGAGCATCTGCGCCGAGCCGACATCGTGGTGGCCGGGGTCGGGAGCCCCGGCTTCATCACCAAAGACATGGTCCGGCCGGGCGCGGTCGTCATCGACGTCGGCCTCACCCGCACGGCGCACGGACTGGTCGGGGATGTGAGCCCGGATGTGCGCGAGGTCGCAGGGGCGGTGTCGCCGAATCCGGGCGGGGTCGGGCTGCTCACACGGGCCATGCTGCTCGCGAACGTGGTGGAGCTCGCCGAACGCCAGACAGGGCAGTCGTTGTGA
- a CDS encoding tRNA (cytidine(34)-2'-O)-methyltransferase — translation MFRVMLFEPRIAGNTGSLIRVSAATGCELHLVEPLGFGLSEPKLRRAGLDYHDLAHVVVHPGFDEALAAVPDARIFAFTVAGSTRHDNIAYQAGDVLLFGPEPTGLPAEVAHHPRVSDRARIPMLAGRRSLNLANAATIAVYEAWRQHGFAGGS, via the coding sequence ATGTTCCGAGTGATGCTCTTCGAGCCGAGGATCGCGGGCAACACCGGCAGCCTCATCAGAGTTTCCGCAGCGACCGGCTGCGAGCTGCACCTCGTCGAACCCTTGGGCTTCGGCCTCTCAGAACCGAAACTGCGCCGGGCCGGCTTGGATTACCACGACCTCGCGCATGTGGTCGTGCATCCTGGGTTCGACGAAGCTTTGGCGGCCGTGCCGGACGCGCGGATCTTCGCCTTCACCGTCGCCGGCTCAACCCGCCACGACAACATCGCCTACCAAGCGGGGGACGTGCTGCTGTTCGGCCCCGAGCCGACCGGGCTGCCCGCAGAGGTGGCGCACCACCCCAGGGTGTCGGACCGGGCGCGTATCCCCATGTTGGCTGGCAGGAGGTCGTTGAACCTGGCGAACGCCGCGACGATCGCGGTGTACGAGGCCTGGCGCCAGCACGGTTTCGCGGGCGGTTCCTGA
- a CDS encoding aldehyde dehydrogenase family protein: MTATVRTNGHIQETLSARSSKSVVADLRATFDSGRTKSVDWRLRQLDALERLLVENEKAIADAVEQDLGRDAFYTWMVEIQAVTMEIAFTRKRLRRWVKPTKVALPLSFKALGKARYAPTPRGVVMVVGPWNYPINLSLGPLIGALAAGNTVVVKPSEMTPASSRVLAELVPRYLDKDAVRVVEGGPEETQALIGQKVDYIMFTGSGRVGKIVAAAAAEHLTPVTLELGGKCPTIVAKDANLDVAARRIVSTKLINVGQTCIAPDYVLVEKPVADEFVRKLVAEFKKQRTDAGRDVRVVNRKHAEHIARLLESSGGERVLEGAVDLESLRVEPAVIVNPEPSSPLMNEEIFGPILPVLSVGSLAEATAFVRERAHPLAVNIFSESKTVQEQVMAETSSGAAVVNCAVFHFGMPMLPFGGVGASGYGLAKGEFAFRAFSHLRAVLSLKTWPDLPLLYPPFTRAKRQLVRVMLR, from the coding sequence ATGACTGCGACTGTCCGCACGAATGGCCACATCCAAGAAACGCTCTCCGCGCGCAGTTCGAAAAGCGTCGTCGCGGACCTGCGCGCCACGTTCGATTCCGGGCGCACCAAGAGCGTCGACTGGCGGTTGCGCCAGCTGGACGCCTTGGAGCGCTTGCTCGTCGAGAACGAAAAGGCCATTGCGGACGCAGTCGAACAAGACTTGGGCCGGGACGCGTTCTACACCTGGATGGTCGAGATCCAGGCGGTCACTATGGAAATCGCGTTCACGCGCAAGCGCCTGCGCCGATGGGTGAAGCCGACGAAAGTCGCTCTGCCGCTCTCGTTCAAGGCGCTCGGCAAAGCGCGCTACGCGCCCACGCCTCGTGGCGTGGTCATGGTCGTCGGCCCGTGGAACTATCCGATCAACCTGTCGCTCGGCCCGCTGATCGGGGCGCTCGCCGCAGGCAACACCGTGGTTGTGAAGCCTTCTGAGATGACGCCCGCCTCGTCCCGGGTCCTCGCGGAGCTTGTGCCGCGCTATCTCGACAAGGACGCGGTCCGTGTGGTCGAAGGCGGCCCGGAGGAAACGCAGGCGCTGATCGGGCAGAAGGTGGACTACATCATGTTCACCGGGAGCGGGCGAGTCGGCAAAATCGTCGCCGCGGCCGCCGCGGAGCACCTCACTCCGGTGACCCTTGAGCTCGGCGGGAAGTGCCCGACGATCGTCGCGAAAGACGCGAATCTGGACGTGGCGGCGCGGCGCATCGTCTCCACCAAGCTCATCAACGTCGGACAGACCTGCATCGCCCCGGACTACGTGCTGGTGGAGAAGCCGGTGGCGGACGAGTTCGTGCGCAAACTCGTCGCCGAGTTCAAAAAGCAACGAACGGACGCGGGCCGCGACGTCCGGGTCGTCAACCGCAAACACGCAGAGCACATCGCCCGGCTGTTGGAGTCCAGCGGCGGCGAGCGCGTCCTGGAAGGAGCGGTGGACCTGGAGAGCCTCCGGGTCGAACCTGCCGTCATCGTGAACCCCGAACCGAGTTCGCCGCTCATGAACGAGGAGATCTTCGGGCCGATCCTGCCGGTGCTGTCCGTCGGGTCCCTCGCTGAGGCGACGGCGTTCGTGCGCGAGCGGGCGCACCCGCTCGCGGTCAACATCTTCAGCGAGTCCAAAACAGTGCAGGAGCAGGTGATGGCCGAGACGAGCTCCGGAGCAGCGGTGGTGAATTGCGCGGTCTTCCATTTCGGCATGCCGATGCTGCCGTTCGGCGGCGTCGGGGCGAGCGGGTACGGCCTCGCCAAGGGCGAGTTCGCCTTCCGCGCTTTCAGCCATTTGCGCGCGGTGTTGTCCTTGAAGACCTGGCCGGATCTGCCGTTGCTCTACCCGCCGTTCACTCGCGCCAAACGCCAGCTCGTGCGCGTGATGCTCCGTTAG
- a CDS encoding DUF4185 domain-containing protein yields the protein MKITDTLHFDLDAVLTGQRQDNPAEELDDSHAETQEYPVPAQTEERMGQPLNADQEVMLAYAEQTEQMALMLDGTIAFDPSVFQGMMMTALGPVGAPFAAAFTAAITNQHINAHEVAAALHAHAQATRESALHYQTTEELNAAELAADKDLAEELGDQLDSVKSEAALPAFLKDQLDPLEPGQTQFVGDIASTRHELEKAGIKGADLGIPAKLADGTPIMLFGDSNKPGETAGYNGGIVAAKVENTPEGVKVTAIEGWGPGQLLADHQLAPEHQYYPSGVITLSDGRQFLNVANVYVGDNPDGSPLFEPQYSHLVQIGGADGNWPTVSADTPSGNFLTYATGMQLDDHVWVAATENTNGPISLYNIPVDEITDMGSWSQYQVGDPITNDGGATPNMIRVGDQYALSYMGDGGLHVMLADNPGDFAGVQAQLVDLEHNDYPKPPGFGQAYGGYILPDSQPDDLRFAVSYWDTEGKGSEPYGVGEWRYRPQ from the coding sequence ATGAAGATCACCGACACGCTGCATTTCGACCTCGATGCAGTGCTCACCGGCCAACGCCAGGACAACCCTGCCGAAGAACTGGACGACAGCCACGCCGAGACACAGGAGTATCCTGTTCCCGCGCAGACGGAGGAACGAATGGGACAACCGCTGAACGCCGACCAAGAGGTGATGCTGGCGTACGCCGAGCAGACAGAGCAGATGGCGCTCATGCTCGACGGCACCATCGCGTTCGACCCGAGCGTGTTCCAGGGCATGATGATGACCGCCCTCGGCCCGGTCGGAGCCCCGTTCGCCGCAGCGTTCACAGCCGCGATCACCAACCAGCACATCAACGCCCACGAGGTCGCAGCGGCCTTGCACGCGCACGCCCAAGCCACCCGCGAATCCGCCCTGCACTACCAGACCACAGAAGAACTCAACGCCGCCGAACTCGCCGCCGACAAAGACCTCGCTGAAGAACTCGGCGACCAACTCGACAGCGTCAAGAGCGAAGCGGCCCTCCCTGCCTTCCTCAAAGACCAGCTCGACCCCCTGGAACCAGGCCAGACGCAATTCGTGGGCGACATCGCCTCCACCCGTCATGAATTAGAGAAGGCAGGGATCAAAGGCGCGGACCTCGGCATACCCGCCAAACTCGCGGACGGCACCCCCATCATGCTCTTCGGAGATTCCAACAAGCCAGGCGAGACGGCCGGGTACAACGGCGGGATCGTCGCTGCGAAAGTCGAGAACACGCCTGAAGGAGTAAAAGTCACAGCCATCGAGGGATGGGGACCGGGGCAGCTTTTAGCCGACCACCAACTCGCGCCCGAGCACCAATACTACCCAAGCGGGGTTATCACCCTCTCGGACGGACGACAGTTCCTCAACGTCGCCAACGTGTATGTGGGTGACAACCCGGACGGCTCTCCCCTCTTCGAGCCGCAGTATTCCCACCTGGTGCAGATCGGTGGTGCGGATGGAAACTGGCCGACCGTCAGCGCGGACACCCCTTCCGGAAACTTCCTCACCTACGCGACGGGAATGCAGTTGGATGACCATGTGTGGGTAGCTGCGACGGAGAACACCAACGGCCCGATCAGCCTCTACAACATTCCCGTTGACGAGATCACGGACATGGGCAGTTGGTCGCAGTACCAAGTGGGAGATCCGATCACCAACGACGGGGGCGCTACACCGAACATGATCCGCGTCGGAGATCAGTACGCCCTCTCCTACATGGGCGACGGCGGTCTTCACGTCATGCTTGCTGACAACCCCGGAGATTTCGCCGGGGTGCAAGCCCAACTCGTGGACTTGGAACACAACGACTATCCCAAACCACCCGGATTCGGCCAAGCATACGGCGGCTACATCCTCCCCGACTCCCAGCCAGACGACCTGCGCTTCGCAGTCAGCTACTGGGACACAGAGGGCAAGGGCAGCGAGCCCTACGGGGTTGGGGAATGGCGGTACCGCCCGCAGTGA
- a CDS encoding ribose-5-phosphate isomerase yields the protein MRIYLGGDHAGFELKSVVKRHLLDKGYEVFDCGAYEYDPQDDYPSFCVDTAQQVVADPGSLGVVFGGSGNGEQIAANKVPGARCALAWSPQTAQLAREHNNAQLIGIGGRMHTEEEALAIVDAFLAAQWSGEPRHQRRIDQLAHYERTGELEKA from the coding sequence GTGCGTATCTACCTCGGCGGCGACCATGCCGGTTTTGAGCTCAAAAGCGTTGTGAAACGCCACCTCCTCGACAAAGGCTACGAGGTCTTCGACTGTGGCGCGTACGAGTACGACCCGCAGGACGACTACCCGTCGTTCTGCGTCGACACCGCCCAACAGGTCGTTGCCGACCCCGGCAGCTTGGGGGTCGTCTTCGGCGGCAGCGGCAATGGCGAGCAGATCGCCGCGAACAAAGTGCCGGGCGCGCGTTGCGCGCTCGCGTGGAGCCCCCAGACCGCCCAGCTCGCCCGCGAGCACAACAACGCCCAGCTCATCGGCATCGGCGGGCGTATGCACACCGAAGAGGAAGCATTGGCCATCGTGGACGCCTTCCTCGCCGCGCAATGGTCCGGCGAGCCCCGCCACCAGAGGCGCATCGACCAACTGGCCCATTACGAGCGCACTGGCGAGTTGGAGAAGGCGTAG
- a CDS encoding M48 family metallopeptidase has translation MRPAHQQRFTIPRHPGEIPLLVITILFVLFVFVLVLVLAVFAYLGVQDKAAVDHGMIVIAHPRLTERLGAVAPFFFIMLTPLLVLFGRGVLWGIRRSQAVEITPTQFPQAYQMVVHAAQHYGLKKIPEAYVMSGNGSINANASGHGFRRFITVYSDLFEVGGEARDPDALAFVIGHECGHIAAGHTSYWRMLVFQIAQYFPPLQMALSRAQEYTADNHGYSVYPQGAMGTMRLLSGGKYLNHQVDVDAYADRAARDRGFFVWFVNFLASHPIGTWRAWALRDRSKAGKLFFAPKFVPGVVAPRSPQPATPPPGAIPSVPFGRVAASVATSHESTAQPRHGDVRPEPTGQWAPPHGQGPTPPA, from the coding sequence ATGCGCCCGGCGCACCAGCAGCGATTCACGATCCCGCGCCACCCCGGCGAGATCCCCTTGCTCGTCATCACGATCTTGTTCGTGCTGTTCGTGTTCGTGTTGGTCTTGGTCCTCGCCGTGTTCGCCTATCTGGGGGTGCAAGACAAGGCAGCGGTGGACCACGGCATGATCGTCATCGCCCATCCGCGGCTCACGGAGCGGCTGGGGGCGGTCGCCCCGTTCTTCTTCATCATGCTCACACCGCTGCTCGTGCTGTTCGGCCGAGGCGTGCTCTGGGGCATTCGGCGCTCGCAAGCCGTCGAGATCACACCGACGCAATTCCCGCAGGCGTATCAGATGGTGGTGCACGCCGCGCAGCACTACGGGCTGAAGAAAATCCCCGAGGCCTATGTCATGTCCGGCAACGGGTCGATCAACGCGAACGCCTCAGGCCACGGCTTCCGCCGGTTCATCACCGTCTACAGCGACCTGTTCGAAGTGGGCGGCGAGGCCCGCGACCCGGACGCGCTCGCCTTTGTCATCGGACACGAGTGCGGCCACATCGCGGCCGGGCACACAAGCTACTGGCGGATGCTGGTCTTCCAAATCGCGCAGTACTTCCCGCCCCTGCAGATGGCGCTTTCCCGAGCGCAGGAGTACACCGCCGACAACCACGGCTACAGCGTCTACCCGCAAGGCGCCATGGGCACCATGCGTCTGCTGTCGGGCGGCAAATACCTCAACCACCAGGTTGATGTGGACGCCTACGCCGACCGCGCGGCGAGGGACCGCGGGTTCTTCGTGTGGTTCGTGAACTTCCTCGCGAGCCACCCGATTGGGACGTGGCGCGCTTGGGCGCTGCGCGACCGTTCGAAAGCGGGCAAGCTGTTCTTCGCGCCGAAATTCGTCCCCGGCGTGGTTGCGCCGAGATCCCCGCAACCAGCCACGCCACCGCCAGGAGCCATCCCGTCGGTGCCGTTCGGCCGTGTTGCGGCTTCCGTCGCCACGTCGCACGAAAGCACGGCGCAACCGCGACACGGCGACGTCCGCCCGGAGCCGACAGGCCAATGGGCGCCGCCGCACGGCCAAGGCCCGACCCCGCCCGCTTAG
- a CDS encoding DsbA family protein: MPENKKDLIEFWFDPACPWCWLTSRWILEVEKVRDVEVKFHIMSLYVLNEGREGLSDFYRERMPKTLPAVRVIEAAREKFGEQIVSPLYTAIGSRIHQNRPEDAPRPEQRDLIPAALAEVGLPAELIDAANTEPFGSGPHDEAIRASHHAGMDKVGPDVGTPTIHINGVAFFGPVLSRVPKGEEAGAVWDGAVALANYPYFYELKRSRTEGPQFDF; this comes from the coding sequence GTGCCAGAGAACAAGAAAGACCTGATCGAGTTTTGGTTCGACCCGGCGTGCCCGTGGTGCTGGCTCACGTCCCGGTGGATCCTCGAAGTCGAGAAGGTCCGCGACGTCGAAGTGAAGTTCCACATCATGAGCCTGTACGTCCTCAACGAAGGCAGGGAAGGCCTGTCCGACTTCTACCGCGAGCGGATGCCGAAGACGCTTCCCGCCGTCCGCGTCATCGAGGCGGCTCGCGAGAAGTTCGGCGAGCAGATCGTTTCCCCGCTCTACACCGCGATCGGCTCGCGTATCCATCAGAACCGCCCCGAGGACGCCCCGCGCCCCGAACAACGCGACCTCATTCCAGCGGCGCTCGCCGAGGTCGGTTTGCCCGCCGAGCTGATCGACGCGGCGAACACGGAGCCGTTCGGATCCGGTCCGCACGACGAGGCAATACGTGCCAGCCATCATGCGGGCATGGACAAGGTGGGGCCCGACGTCGGAACGCCGACGATCCACATCAACGGCGTCGCGTTCTTCGGCCCCGTGCTCTCGCGCGTCCCCAAGGGCGAGGAGGCCGGGGCGGTGTGGGACGGCGCGGTGGCGCTCGCGAACTACCCGTACTTCTACGAGCTCAAGCGCAGCCGGACCGAAGGGCCGCAGTTCGATTTCTAA